One genomic window of Cricetulus griseus strain 17A/GY chromosome 3, alternate assembly CriGri-PICRH-1.0, whole genome shotgun sequence includes the following:
- the Dnajb13 gene encoding dnaJ homolog subfamily B member 13 isoform X3 yields the protein MGVDYYAVLQVTRNSEDAQIKKAYRKLALKNHPLKSNEPSAPEIFKQIAEAYDVLSDQTSRQQVARAILAHHRPELSDCPPASPVTHTPDPSSRSHVSTAVKRGIYDKFGEEGLKGGIPLEFGSQTPWTTGYVFHGNPDKVFHEFFGGDNPFSEFFDAEGNDIDLNFGGLRGRGVQKQDPPIERDLYLSLEDLFFGCTKKIKISRRVLNEDKYSSTIKDKILTIDVRPGWRQGTRITFEKEGDQGPNIIPADIIFVVKEKLHPRFRRERDNLLFVYPIPLGKALTCCTVEVRTLDDRLLNIPINDIVHPKYYKMVPGEGMPLPEDPTKKGDLFIFFDIQFPTRLTPQKKQLLRQALLT from the exons GTACCGGAAACTTGCCCTGAAGAACCACCCGTTGAAGTCAAATGAGCCATCTGCACCAGAGATATTCAAGCAAATAGCAGAAGCCTATGATGTGCTGAGCGACC AGACTTCTAGGCAGCAGGTTGCAAGAGCTATCCTTGCCCATCACCGTCCTGAGCTCTCTGACTGCCCCCCAGCCTCTCCAGTCACACACACCCCGGATCCCTCCTCAAGGTCACATGTGTCCACAGCTGTGAAGAGAGGCATCTACGACAAGTTTGGCGAGGAAGGCCTGAAAGGTGGGATTCCtctggagtttggatcccagacTCCATGGACAACAGGCTACGTCTTCCATGGCAATCCTGATAAAGTGTTTCATGAGTTTTTTGGGGGAGACAACCCCTTCAGTG AATTTTTTGATGCAGAAGGAAATGATATAGATTTGAACTTTGGGGGGCTTCGGGGCCGAGGAGTCCAGAAACAAGACCCTCCAATTGAACGAGACCTCTATTTGTCCCTGGAGGACTTATTCTTTGGCTGTACCAAAAAGATTAAGATCTCCCGAAGG GTGCTAAATGAAGACAAGTATTCCTCCACCATCAAGGACAAGATCCTGACAATCGATGTGAGGCCTGGGTGGAGGCAGGGCACACGCATCACCTTTGAGAAGGAAGGGGACCAG GGCCCCAACATTATCCCAGCTGATATTATCTTCGTCGTAAAGGAGAAGTTACACCCTCGATTCCGCAGAGAGCGCGACAACCTCCTCTTTGTGTACCCCATTCCTCTGGGCAAG GCTCTTACTTGCTGCACAGTGGAGGTGAGGACCTTAGATGACCGTCTGCTCAACATCCCCATCAATGACATCGTCCA CCCTAAGTACTACAAGATGGTGCCAGGTGAGGGGATGCCACTGCCTGAGGACCCTACCAAGAAGGGGgacctcttcattttctttgacatCCAATTCCCCACCCGCCTCACACCCCAGAAGAAGCAGTTGCTGCGCCAGGCATTGCTGACCTAA
- the Dnajb13 gene encoding dnaJ homolog subfamily B member 13 isoform X5, producing the protein MGVDYYAVLQVTRNSEDAQIKKAYRKLALKNHPLKSNEPSAPEIFKQIAEAYDVLSDPVKRGIYDKFGEEGLKGGIPLEFGSQTPWTTGYVFHGNPDKVFHEFFGGDNPFSEFFDAEGNDIDLNFGGLRGRGVQKQDPPIERDLYLSLEDLFFGCTKKIKISRRVLNEDKYSSTIKDKILTIDVRPGWRQGTRITFEKEGDQGPNIIPADIIFVVKEKLHPRFRRERDNLLFVYPIPLGKALTCCTVEVRTLDDRLLNIPINDIVHPKYYKMVPGEGMPLPEDPTKKGDLFIFFDIQFPTRLTPQKKQLLRQALLT; encoded by the exons GTACCGGAAACTTGCCCTGAAGAACCACCCGTTGAAGTCAAATGAGCCATCTGCACCAGAGATATTCAAGCAAATAGCAGAAGCCTATGATGTGCTGAGCGACC CTGTGAAGAGAGGCATCTACGACAAGTTTGGCGAGGAAGGCCTGAAAGGTGGGATTCCtctggagtttggatcccagacTCCATGGACAACAGGCTACGTCTTCCATGGCAATCCTGATAAAGTGTTTCATGAGTTTTTTGGGGGAGACAACCCCTTCAGTG AATTTTTTGATGCAGAAGGAAATGATATAGATTTGAACTTTGGGGGGCTTCGGGGCCGAGGAGTCCAGAAACAAGACCCTCCAATTGAACGAGACCTCTATTTGTCCCTGGAGGACTTATTCTTTGGCTGTACCAAAAAGATTAAGATCTCCCGAAGG GTGCTAAATGAAGACAAGTATTCCTCCACCATCAAGGACAAGATCCTGACAATCGATGTGAGGCCTGGGTGGAGGCAGGGCACACGCATCACCTTTGAGAAGGAAGGGGACCAG GGCCCCAACATTATCCCAGCTGATATTATCTTCGTCGTAAAGGAGAAGTTACACCCTCGATTCCGCAGAGAGCGCGACAACCTCCTCTTTGTGTACCCCATTCCTCTGGGCAAG GCTCTTACTTGCTGCACAGTGGAGGTGAGGACCTTAGATGACCGTCTGCTCAACATCCCCATCAATGACATCGTCCA CCCTAAGTACTACAAGATGGTGCCAGGTGAGGGGATGCCACTGCCTGAGGACCCTACCAAGAAGGGGgacctcttcattttctttgacatCCAATTCCCCACCCGCCTCACACCCCAGAAGAAGCAGTTGCTGCGCCAGGCATTGCTGACCTAA
- the Dnajb13 gene encoding dnaJ homolog subfamily B member 13 isoform X7 — protein MGVDYYAVLQVTRNSEDAQIKKAYRKLALKNHPLKSNEPSAPEIFKQIAEAYDVLSDQFFDAEGNDIDLNFGGLRGRGVQKQDPPIERDLYLSLEDLFFGCTKKIKISRRVLNEDKYSSTIKDKILTIDVRPGWRQGTRITFEKEGDQGPNIIPADIIFVVKEKLHPRFRRERDNLLFVYPIPLGKALTCCTVEVRTLDDRLLNIPINDIVHWKKEKTESLDNQSLSWSPSLERDPKRRKEGMNLERENTSHGGGTSSSCFYHRPSNPPHGLSQRKLTGPGEEPHSCVPKSKTPEYLAH, from the exons GTACCGGAAACTTGCCCTGAAGAACCACCCGTTGAAGTCAAATGAGCCATCTGCACCAGAGATATTCAAGCAAATAGCAGAAGCCTATGATGTGCTGAGCGACC AATTTTTTGATGCAGAAGGAAATGATATAGATTTGAACTTTGGGGGGCTTCGGGGCCGAGGAGTCCAGAAACAAGACCCTCCAATTGAACGAGACCTCTATTTGTCCCTGGAGGACTTATTCTTTGGCTGTACCAAAAAGATTAAGATCTCCCGAAGG GTGCTAAATGAAGACAAGTATTCCTCCACCATCAAGGACAAGATCCTGACAATCGATGTGAGGCCTGGGTGGAGGCAGGGCACACGCATCACCTTTGAGAAGGAAGGGGACCAG GGCCCCAACATTATCCCAGCTGATATTATCTTCGTCGTAAAGGAGAAGTTACACCCTCGATTCCGCAGAGAGCGCGACAACCTCCTCTTTGTGTACCCCATTCCTCTGGGCAAG GCTCTTACTTGCTGCACAGTGGAGGTGAGGACCTTAGATGACCGTCTGCTCAACATCCCCATCAATGACATCGTCCA ctggaaaaaggaaaaaactgaAAGCCTGGATAACCAAAGCCTCAGCTGGTCGCCAAGCTTGGAGAGG GACCCCAAGCGGAGGAAGGAAGGCATGAAcctagagagagaaaacacaagtCATGGAGGAGgcacctcctcctcctgcttctaccacaGGCCTAGCAATCCTCCCCATGGACTGTCTCAAAGGAAGCTAACAGGACCTGGTGAAGAGCCCCACAGCTGTGTGCCCAAGAGCAAGACTCCTGAGTACCTGGCTCACTAG
- the Dnajb13 gene encoding dnaJ homolog subfamily B member 13 isoform X2, with product MGVDYYAVLQVTRNSEDAQIKKAYRKLALKNHPLKSNEPSAPEIFKQIAEAYDVLSDPSPVTHTPDPSSRSHVSTAVKRGIYDKFGEEGLKGGIPLEFGSQTPWTTGYVFHGNPDKVFHEFFGGDNPFSEFFDAEGNDIDLNFGGLRGRGVQKQDPPIERDLYLSLEDLFFGCTKKIKISRRVLNEDKYSSTIKDKILTIDVRPGWRQGTRITFEKEGDQGPNIIPADIIFVVKEKLHPRFRRERDNLLFVYPIPLGKALTCCTVEVRTLDDRLLNIPINDIVHWKKEKTESLDNQSLSWSPSLERDPKRRKEGMNLERENTSHGGGTSSSCFYHRPSNPPHGLSQRKLTGPGEEPHSCVPKSKTPEYLAH from the exons GTACCGGAAACTTGCCCTGAAGAACCACCCGTTGAAGTCAAATGAGCCATCTGCACCAGAGATATTCAAGCAAATAGCAGAAGCCTATGATGTGCTGAGCGACC CCTCTCCAGTCACACACACCCCGGATCCCTCCTCAAGGTCACATGTGTCCACAGCTGTGAAGAGAGGCATCTACGACAAGTTTGGCGAGGAAGGCCTGAAAGGTGGGATTCCtctggagtttggatcccagacTCCATGGACAACAGGCTACGTCTTCCATGGCAATCCTGATAAAGTGTTTCATGAGTTTTTTGGGGGAGACAACCCCTTCAGTG AATTTTTTGATGCAGAAGGAAATGATATAGATTTGAACTTTGGGGGGCTTCGGGGCCGAGGAGTCCAGAAACAAGACCCTCCAATTGAACGAGACCTCTATTTGTCCCTGGAGGACTTATTCTTTGGCTGTACCAAAAAGATTAAGATCTCCCGAAGG GTGCTAAATGAAGACAAGTATTCCTCCACCATCAAGGACAAGATCCTGACAATCGATGTGAGGCCTGGGTGGAGGCAGGGCACACGCATCACCTTTGAGAAGGAAGGGGACCAG GGCCCCAACATTATCCCAGCTGATATTATCTTCGTCGTAAAGGAGAAGTTACACCCTCGATTCCGCAGAGAGCGCGACAACCTCCTCTTTGTGTACCCCATTCCTCTGGGCAAG GCTCTTACTTGCTGCACAGTGGAGGTGAGGACCTTAGATGACCGTCTGCTCAACATCCCCATCAATGACATCGTCCA ctggaaaaaggaaaaaactgaAAGCCTGGATAACCAAAGCCTCAGCTGGTCGCCAAGCTTGGAGAGG GACCCCAAGCGGAGGAAGGAAGGCATGAAcctagagagagaaaacacaagtCATGGAGGAGgcacctcctcctcctgcttctaccacaGGCCTAGCAATCCTCCCCATGGACTGTCTCAAAGGAAGCTAACAGGACCTGGTGAAGAGCCCCACAGCTGTGTGCCCAAGAGCAAGACTCCTGAGTACCTGGCTCACTAG
- the Dnajb13 gene encoding dnaJ homolog subfamily B member 13 isoform X4, which translates to MGVDYYAVLQVTRNSEDAQIKKAYRKLALKNHPLKSNEPSAPEIFKQIAEAYDVLSDPVKRGIYDKFGEEGLKGGIPLEFGSQTPWTTGYVFHGNPDKVFHEFFGGDNPFSEFFDAEGNDIDLNFGGLRGRGVQKQDPPIERDLYLSLEDLFFGCTKKIKISRRVLNEDKYSSTIKDKILTIDVRPGWRQGTRITFEKEGDQGPNIIPADIIFVVKEKLHPRFRRERDNLLFVYPIPLGKALTCCTVEVRTLDDRLLNIPINDIVHWKKEKTESLDNQSLSWSPSLERDPKRRKEGMNLERENTSHGGGTSSSCFYHRPSNPPHGLSQRKLTGPGEEPHSCVPKSKTPEYLAH; encoded by the exons GTACCGGAAACTTGCCCTGAAGAACCACCCGTTGAAGTCAAATGAGCCATCTGCACCAGAGATATTCAAGCAAATAGCAGAAGCCTATGATGTGCTGAGCGACC CTGTGAAGAGAGGCATCTACGACAAGTTTGGCGAGGAAGGCCTGAAAGGTGGGATTCCtctggagtttggatcccagacTCCATGGACAACAGGCTACGTCTTCCATGGCAATCCTGATAAAGTGTTTCATGAGTTTTTTGGGGGAGACAACCCCTTCAGTG AATTTTTTGATGCAGAAGGAAATGATATAGATTTGAACTTTGGGGGGCTTCGGGGCCGAGGAGTCCAGAAACAAGACCCTCCAATTGAACGAGACCTCTATTTGTCCCTGGAGGACTTATTCTTTGGCTGTACCAAAAAGATTAAGATCTCCCGAAGG GTGCTAAATGAAGACAAGTATTCCTCCACCATCAAGGACAAGATCCTGACAATCGATGTGAGGCCTGGGTGGAGGCAGGGCACACGCATCACCTTTGAGAAGGAAGGGGACCAG GGCCCCAACATTATCCCAGCTGATATTATCTTCGTCGTAAAGGAGAAGTTACACCCTCGATTCCGCAGAGAGCGCGACAACCTCCTCTTTGTGTACCCCATTCCTCTGGGCAAG GCTCTTACTTGCTGCACAGTGGAGGTGAGGACCTTAGATGACCGTCTGCTCAACATCCCCATCAATGACATCGTCCA ctggaaaaaggaaaaaactgaAAGCCTGGATAACCAAAGCCTCAGCTGGTCGCCAAGCTTGGAGAGG GACCCCAAGCGGAGGAAGGAAGGCATGAAcctagagagagaaaacacaagtCATGGAGGAGgcacctcctcctcctgcttctaccacaGGCCTAGCAATCCTCCCCATGGACTGTCTCAAAGGAAGCTAACAGGACCTGGTGAAGAGCCCCACAGCTGTGTGCCCAAGAGCAAGACTCCTGAGTACCTGGCTCACTAG
- the Dnajb13 gene encoding dnaJ homolog subfamily B member 13 isoform X6 produces the protein MGVDYYAVLQVTRNSEDAQIKKAYRKLALKNHPLKSNEPSAPEIFKQIAEAYDVLSDQTSRQQVARAILAHHRPELSDCPPASPVTHTPDPSSRSHVSTAVKRGIYDKFGEEGLKGGIPLEFGSQTPWTTGYVFHGNPDKVFHEFFGGDNPFSEFFDAEGNDIDLNFGGLRGRGVQKQDPPIERDLYLSLEDLFFGCTKKIKISRRVLNEDKYSSTIKDKILTIDVRPGWRQGTRITFEKEGDQGPNIIPADIIFVVKEKLHPRFRRERDNLLFVYPIPLGKALTCCTVEVRTLDDRLLNIPINDIVQTPSGGRKA, from the exons GTACCGGAAACTTGCCCTGAAGAACCACCCGTTGAAGTCAAATGAGCCATCTGCACCAGAGATATTCAAGCAAATAGCAGAAGCCTATGATGTGCTGAGCGACC AGACTTCTAGGCAGCAGGTTGCAAGAGCTATCCTTGCCCATCACCGTCCTGAGCTCTCTGACTGCCCCCCAGCCTCTCCAGTCACACACACCCCGGATCCCTCCTCAAGGTCACATGTGTCCACAGCTGTGAAGAGAGGCATCTACGACAAGTTTGGCGAGGAAGGCCTGAAAGGTGGGATTCCtctggagtttggatcccagacTCCATGGACAACAGGCTACGTCTTCCATGGCAATCCTGATAAAGTGTTTCATGAGTTTTTTGGGGGAGACAACCCCTTCAGTG AATTTTTTGATGCAGAAGGAAATGATATAGATTTGAACTTTGGGGGGCTTCGGGGCCGAGGAGTCCAGAAACAAGACCCTCCAATTGAACGAGACCTCTATTTGTCCCTGGAGGACTTATTCTTTGGCTGTACCAAAAAGATTAAGATCTCCCGAAGG GTGCTAAATGAAGACAAGTATTCCTCCACCATCAAGGACAAGATCCTGACAATCGATGTGAGGCCTGGGTGGAGGCAGGGCACACGCATCACCTTTGAGAAGGAAGGGGACCAG GGCCCCAACATTATCCCAGCTGATATTATCTTCGTCGTAAAGGAGAAGTTACACCCTCGATTCCGCAGAGAGCGCGACAACCTCCTCTTTGTGTACCCCATTCCTCTGGGCAAG GCTCTTACTTGCTGCACAGTGGAGGTGAGGACCTTAGATGACCGTCTGCTCAACATCCCCATCAATGACATCGTCCA GACCCCAAGCGGAGGAAGGAAGGCATGA
- the Dnajb13 gene encoding dnaJ homolog subfamily B member 13 isoform X1 produces the protein MGVDYYAVLQVTRNSEDAQIKKAYRKLALKNHPLKSNEPSAPEIFKQIAEAYDVLSDQTSRQQVARAILAHHRPELSDCPPASPVTHTPDPSSRSHVSTAVKRGIYDKFGEEGLKGGIPLEFGSQTPWTTGYVFHGNPDKVFHEFFGGDNPFSEFFDAEGNDIDLNFGGLRGRGVQKQDPPIERDLYLSLEDLFFGCTKKIKISRRVLNEDKYSSTIKDKILTIDVRPGWRQGTRITFEKEGDQGPNIIPADIIFVVKEKLHPRFRRERDNLLFVYPIPLGKALTCCTVEVRTLDDRLLNIPINDIVHWKKEKTESLDNQSLSWSPSLERDPKRRKEGMNLERENTSHGGGTSSSCFYHRPSNPPHGLSQRKLTGPGEEPHSCVPKSKTPEYLAH, from the exons GTACCGGAAACTTGCCCTGAAGAACCACCCGTTGAAGTCAAATGAGCCATCTGCACCAGAGATATTCAAGCAAATAGCAGAAGCCTATGATGTGCTGAGCGACC AGACTTCTAGGCAGCAGGTTGCAAGAGCTATCCTTGCCCATCACCGTCCTGAGCTCTCTGACTGCCCCCCAGCCTCTCCAGTCACACACACCCCGGATCCCTCCTCAAGGTCACATGTGTCCACAGCTGTGAAGAGAGGCATCTACGACAAGTTTGGCGAGGAAGGCCTGAAAGGTGGGATTCCtctggagtttggatcccagacTCCATGGACAACAGGCTACGTCTTCCATGGCAATCCTGATAAAGTGTTTCATGAGTTTTTTGGGGGAGACAACCCCTTCAGTG AATTTTTTGATGCAGAAGGAAATGATATAGATTTGAACTTTGGGGGGCTTCGGGGCCGAGGAGTCCAGAAACAAGACCCTCCAATTGAACGAGACCTCTATTTGTCCCTGGAGGACTTATTCTTTGGCTGTACCAAAAAGATTAAGATCTCCCGAAGG GTGCTAAATGAAGACAAGTATTCCTCCACCATCAAGGACAAGATCCTGACAATCGATGTGAGGCCTGGGTGGAGGCAGGGCACACGCATCACCTTTGAGAAGGAAGGGGACCAG GGCCCCAACATTATCCCAGCTGATATTATCTTCGTCGTAAAGGAGAAGTTACACCCTCGATTCCGCAGAGAGCGCGACAACCTCCTCTTTGTGTACCCCATTCCTCTGGGCAAG GCTCTTACTTGCTGCACAGTGGAGGTGAGGACCTTAGATGACCGTCTGCTCAACATCCCCATCAATGACATCGTCCA ctggaaaaaggaaaaaactgaAAGCCTGGATAACCAAAGCCTCAGCTGGTCGCCAAGCTTGGAGAGG GACCCCAAGCGGAGGAAGGAAGGCATGAAcctagagagagaaaacacaagtCATGGAGGAGgcacctcctcctcctgcttctaccacaGGCCTAGCAATCCTCCCCATGGACTGTCTCAAAGGAAGCTAACAGGACCTGGTGAAGAGCCCCACAGCTGTGTGCCCAAGAGCAAGACTCCTGAGTACCTGGCTCACTAG
- the LOC100758980 gene encoding mitochondrial uncoupling protein 2 isoform X1, protein MVGFKATDVPPTATVKFLGAGTAACIADLITFPLDTAKVRLQIQGECQGLARTAANAQYRGVLGTILTMVRTEGPRSLYNGLVAGLQRQMSFASVRIGLYDSVKQFYTKGSERTSPNVARNAIVNCAELVTYDLIKDTLLKANLMTDDLPCHFTSAFGAGFCTTIIASPVDVVKTRYMNSALGQYHSAGHCALAMLRKEGPQAFYKGFMPSFLRLGSWNVVMFVTYEQLKRALMAAYESREAPF, encoded by the exons ATGGTTGGTTTCAAGGCCACAGATGTGCCCCCTACAGCCACCGTGAAGTTCCTGGGAGCTGGGACAGCTGCCTGCATTGCAGATCTCATCACTTTTCCTCTAGATACTGCCAAAGTCCGGCTGCAG ATCCAAGGAGAGTGTCAAGGGCTAGCGCGCACCGCAGCCAACGCCCAGTACCGTGGCGTGCTGGGCACCATCCTTACCATGGTGCGCACCGAGGGCCCACGCAGCCTCTACAACGGGCTGGTTGCCGGCCTGCAGCGCCAGATGAGCTTTGCTTCTGTTCGCATTGGCCTCTACGACTCAGTAAAGCAGTTCTACACCAAGGGCTCAGAGC GGACCTCTCCCAATGTTGCCCGTAATGCCATTGTCAACTGTGCTGAGCTGGTGACCTATGACCTCATCAAGGATACTCTCCTGAAGGCCAACCTCATGACAG ATGACCTCCCTTGCCACTTCACTTCCGCCTTCGGGGCGGGCTTCTGCACCACAATCATTGCCTCCCCCGTCGATGTGGTCAAGACGAGATATATGAACTCTGCCTTGGGCCAGTACCACAGCGCAGGCCACTGTGCCCTCGCCATGCTCCGGAAGGAGGGGCCCCAAGCCTTCTACAAGGG gTTCATGCCTTCCTTCCTCCGCTTGGGGTCCTGGAACGTAGTGATGTTTGTCACCTATGAGCAGCTCAAAAGGGCCTTGATGGCTGCCTACGAGTCCCGGGAGGCACCCTTTTGA
- the LOC100758980 gene encoding mitochondrial uncoupling protein 2 isoform X2 — MVGFKATDVPPTATVKFLGAGTAACIADLITFPLDTAKVRLQIQGECQGLARTAANAQYRGVLGTILTMVRTEGPRSLYNGLVAGLQRQMSFASVRIGLYDSVKQFYTKGSEHAGIGSRLLAGSTTGALAVAVAQPTDVVKVRFQAQARAGGGRRYQSTVEAYKTIAREEGIRGLWKGTSPNVARNAIVNCAELVTYDLIKDTLLKANLMTDDLPCHFTSAFGAGFCTTIIASPVDVVKTRYMNSALGQYHSAGHCALAMLRKEGPQAFYKGFMPSFLRLGSWNVVMFVTYEQLKRALMAAYESREAPF; from the exons ATGGTTGGTTTCAAGGCCACAGATGTGCCCCCTACAGCCACCGTGAAGTTCCTGGGAGCTGGGACAGCTGCCTGCATTGCAGATCTCATCACTTTTCCTCTAGATACTGCCAAAGTCCGGCTGCAG ATCCAAGGAGAGTGTCAAGGGCTAGCGCGCACCGCAGCCAACGCCCAGTACCGTGGCGTGCTGGGCACCATCCTTACCATGGTGCGCACCGAGGGCCCACGCAGCCTCTACAACGGGCTGGTTGCCGGCCTGCAGCGCCAGATGAGCTTTGCTTCTGTTCGCATTGGCCTCTACGACTCAGTAAAGCAGTTCTACACCAAGGGCTCAGAGC ATGCAGGCATCGGGAGCCGCCTCCTGGCAGGTAGCACCACAGGTGCCCTGGCTGTCGCTGTGGCCCAACCTACAGATGTGGTAAAGGTCCGCTTCCAGGCTCAGGCCCGGGCTGGTGGTGGTCGGAGATACCAGAGCACTGTCGAAGCCTACAAGACCATTGCACGAGAGGAGGGAATCCGAGGCCTCTGGAAAG GGACCTCTCCCAATGTTGCCCGTAATGCCATTGTCAACTGTGCTGAGCTGGTGACCTATGACCTCATCAAGGATACTCTCCTGAAGGCCAACCTCATGACAG ATGACCTCCCTTGCCACTTCACTTCCGCCTTCGGGGCGGGCTTCTGCACCACAATCATTGCCTCCCCCGTCGATGTGGTCAAGACGAGATATATGAACTCTGCCTTGGGCCAGTACCACAGCGCAGGCCACTGTGCCCTCGCCATGCTCCGGAAGGAGGGGCCCCAAGCCTTCTACAAGGG gTTCATGCCTTCCTTCCTCCGCTTGGGGTCCTGGAACGTAGTGATGTTTGTCACCTATGAGCAGCTCAAAAGGGCCTTGATGGCTGCCTACGAGTCCCGGGAGGCACCCTTTTGA